The following proteins are encoded in a genomic region of Spirochaetota bacterium:
- a CDS encoding fatty acid--CoA ligase — MKYQHYLPGQHYDYQLTLDKLLQAPLLYNPEGEIVYRDLVRYTYRDMYRRIHKLAHVLSSLGVKEGDTVAVLDYDSHRYLECFFAIPMMGAVLQTVNFRLSSEQIVYTLNHTGASVILVNKDMVPVIEAIIKQLEKKCHIILLSDNNEKIKTDLPIAGEYEELLYSANEGFNFPELEENTKATTFYTTGTTGLPKGVYFTHRQLVLHTFSMMTMLGAYDNIGRFRSNDVYMPLTPMFHVHAWGVPYVATVLGVKQVYPGKYEPTMLLKLIVKEKVTFSHCVPTIIQMLVNAPGIENVNLNGWKVIIGGSMLPQSLCKKALDLGIDIYTGYGMSETCPLICLSLLKKEMMQWHKDDQVRYRTKTGLPALLVTIDIVDQNDIPLPHDGKTAGEVVFRAPWLTKEYYKDPEKTKELWRNGWLHSGDVGVIDEQGYLQITDRIKDVIKTGGEWISSLDLENILSQHPAVFECAAIGVPDSKWGERPLMVVKLKDDFKDQNLSDELYKFMKNAADKGKIPKYGVPERFEFVDEIPKTSVGKIDKKEIRKKYYTLVEKS, encoded by the coding sequence ATGAAATATCAACATTATTTGCCTGGTCAACACTATGATTACCAATTGACACTGGATAAATTATTACAGGCACCTTTGCTGTATAATCCTGAAGGTGAAATAGTATATAGAGATCTTGTGCGTTATACGTATAGGGATATGTACAGAAGAATACACAAATTGGCACATGTTTTATCATCATTGGGTGTAAAAGAGGGCGATACTGTAGCAGTCCTAGATTATGATAGTCATAGATATCTGGAGTGTTTTTTTGCGATACCTATGATGGGAGCTGTATTACAAACCGTAAACTTCCGATTATCTTCAGAACAAATAGTATATACGTTAAATCACACAGGTGCATCTGTTATTTTAGTCAATAAAGACATGGTACCTGTAATTGAAGCTATAATAAAACAATTAGAAAAAAAATGTCACATCATTTTACTCTCTGATAATAATGAAAAAATAAAAACAGACCTCCCAATAGCTGGAGAATACGAAGAATTACTTTATAGTGCAAATGAAGGCTTTAATTTCCCTGAATTGGAAGAAAATACAAAAGCAACAACATTTTATACCACTGGTACAACAGGGCTTCCTAAAGGCGTTTATTTTACACATCGCCAATTAGTGTTGCACACGTTTTCTATGATGACTATGCTGGGTGCCTATGATAATATTGGCAGATTCAGATCAAATGATGTATATATGCCGTTAACACCGATGTTTCATGTTCATGCATGGGGTGTTCCATATGTTGCAACAGTATTAGGGGTAAAACAGGTATATCCTGGTAAATACGAACCAACAATGCTTTTAAAACTGATAGTTAAGGAAAAGGTAACATTTTCACATTGTGTACCAACAATCATACAAATGCTTGTAAATGCTCCTGGTATAGAAAATGTCAACCTAAACGGATGGAAGGTCATCATTGGTGGATCTATGTTGCCACAATCATTATGCAAAAAAGCATTGGATTTAGGTATTGATATTTATACAGGATATGGCATGTCAGAAACCTGCCCGCTCATTTGCCTCTCATTGTTGAAAAAAGAGATGATGCAATGGCATAAAGATGATCAAGTTAGATATAGAACCAAAACAGGTTTGCCTGCATTACTTGTAACAATTGATATTGTAGATCAGAATGATATTCCACTACCGCATGATGGGAAAACTGCAGGAGAGGTCGTTTTCAGAGCTCCCTGGCTTACAAAAGAATATTATAAAGATCCAGAAAAAACAAAAGAATTATGGAGGAATGGATGGCTTCACAGTGGTGATGTTGGAGTTATAGATGAACAAGGATATCTACAAATTACTGATAGGATAAAGGATGTAATAAAAACAGGAGGTGAATGGATTTCATCACTGGATCTAGAGAATATCTTAAGCCAGCATCCAGCTGTTTTTGAATGTGCAGCAATAGGTGTGCCTGATAGCAAATGGGGTGAGCGCCCTTTAATGGTAGTTAAACTGAAAGATGATTTTAAAGATCAAAATCTATCAGATGAACTTTATAAATTCATGAAAAATGCTGCTGATAAAGGGAAGATCCCGAAATATGGTGTGCCTGAACGTTTTGAGTTTGTTGATGAAATCCCTAAAACTAGTGTTGGAAAAATTGATAAAAAGGAGATTAGAAAAAAATACTATACATTGGTGGAAAAAAGTTAG
- a CDS encoding response regulator transcription factor, translating into MHKNINVVIVDDHPVFCMGLQKIINQEKDMKVIGEAHDVVTGFDLIKKTLPDIAIIDITLKDGNGLLLIHDISKHFPKVKSLVVSMHDERIYAQRALQAGAYGYIMKSETSESIIKALRVISRGEVYVSPSVVKDIVFKIVKKTNEVSPLEILTEKEIAVLELIGKGFTTKEIAQALHISTKTVGTYKERIKEKLQLENAVQLVYYATKWMEDPSSLGKKPTEK; encoded by the coding sequence ATGCATAAAAATATAAACGTAGTAATAGTTGATGATCATCCGGTATTCTGTATGGGATTACAGAAAATTATTAATCAAGAAAAGGACATGAAAGTCATTGGTGAAGCTCATGATGTTGTTACAGGTTTTGATTTAATCAAGAAGACTTTACCGGATATAGCAATAATAGATATTACATTGAAGGATGGCAATGGATTATTGTTAATACACGATATTTCAAAACATTTTCCTAAGGTGAAATCGTTAGTAGTATCAATGCATGATGAAAGAATATATGCACAGAGAGCATTACAGGCTGGTGCGTATGGTTATATTATGAAAAGTGAAACATCAGAATCCATAATAAAGGCGTTAAGGGTGATTTCAAGAGGGGAAGTATATGTGAGTCCATCAGTTGTAAAAGACATTGTCTTTAAAATTGTAAAGAAAACAAATGAAGTATCTCCATTGGAAATACTTACAGAAAAAGAAATAGCTGTTTTGGAGTTAATCGGTAAGGGTTTCACAACAAAAGAGATAGCTCAAGCGCTTCATATAAGCACTAAAACTGTTGGGACCTATAAAGAAAGAATTAAAGAAAAATTACAACTTGAAAATGCAGTACAGCTTGTATATTATGCAACTAAATGGATGGAAGACCCTTCTTCTTTAGGTAAAAAACCTACTGAAAAATAA